From the Ostrinia nubilalis chromosome 16, ilOstNubi1.1, whole genome shotgun sequence genome, one window contains:
- the LOC135079574 gene encoding uncharacterized protein LOC135079574 → MEALLQRQNELIQEIQRIGVNFGKDSASRKTKEYIDTRLTAIDKYWGEFDHNNTLLLSYEGESDYFDKNIYQQTKDYYDKQRRIIAEYPPFVPPTLEPVPSSSKPTFKLSRHEERGTNPGSQVDELISQQKTYFRALSRVIKRPDIVDIEEKWEIEDLLKDLQHRWRTIDELHMRIDNILEGSNQDYEDEFMFYESLYNKTKRQLNRKLSSTTHLQQSTPKIDIPVFTGKYSQWPTFLDLFNETIHNNSSLSNAQKMQYLKGKLRGEAERLIQHLNISADNYETARDLLMHRYNNTQVLFTNQIETFLSQPSVHRQSAFELKRLYDTTMESIHAIHNLGVDTTSWDPLLVHLICKKLDTETYTDYKESRKTPRELPSFEELMNFIESKFTALEPLSKRERDTTDKKHSYQSKPTFKSLYPKRISSEPYQSVVTYTPKCPLCEDKHDLYQCEKFLNMTPDTRLTTIAKKEICQNCLYKHYRPCNSTKRCKYCNEYHNSIIHDDIAQSRSVNQKSPLASNDKRPAKPQNNKQHNVNHVAADDEEILLTTVMLKVKAADGTFITLRALLDQGSQISLLSENAAQLLGLQRRHVNASVSGIGTSSKSGKGIVTMDCQSLYEDYSFTTQALIISKVINCLPNNSFSKQSWPHLQHINLADPDYNISKPIDLLLDASIYSDIIMNGLIKGPHQAPIAQQTKLGWILSGNVQRFNCHVVINDVDNLSRFWEVEAINDTSSNMSEQEIYCEDLYQATTRRLDNGRYQVALPMKQDFEELLGTSKPKAIMQFKQLEKRMAKNEVLSTSYCNFMHEYLQLGHMRPVQAADRMTSIPTCYLPHHGVLNLDSTSTKFRTVFNASSKTTSGHSLNDLMECGPNLQQDLQGLILQWRTHKYVITADIEKMFRQILIREQDSHLQTIVWRSSPEDLLREYRLTTVTYGTKAAPFLAIRTLRQIAQDNATEYPLAATALETSFYMDDLMSGHDSKKQLKELQRQLIDVLKGAGMNLRKWSSNELDVINDLSAHQKGAPLEFRDTESRKTLGLRWNPSSDTFTFQNKIDYQDTIKKHTKRQLLSDVSKIYDPLGWLSPVTIRAKIVFQQTWLSDLQWDDELPADIQTEWQQIREDLKNIDNFQIDRYLGDKHNYQLHGFCDASEKAYACAVYITTKDDKGVYTSRLVIAKTKLAPHNKQISLPRLELLGALLLSQLLKKVAELIPVTSINAWTDSMVVLGWLNGEITKWKPFVANRVRQIIDVVPATQWHHVSSEDNAADCATRGLSTTSLQGHKLWWNGPQWLNQTTPLQDKPVIKIEVPTIEIKKTPIVNTALQQRENNIIINLLQDNSSLTRVIRIVGWVSRFITRLRHRNCTSQQNTKILTTNELQAAHNLIIKTTQSLEFEDDINHLKKKGHVRSTSKIASLNPFIDKHDILRIGGRLENATIRHSAKHPVLLSAKGRLTELIINQAHISTLHGGPRLTLSFIRQNYWIVGGIRVVKKIIRQCIKCKRFAQETNNQMMADLPRPRVNPSRPFTNTGVDFTGHVDIKANKGRGIKTTKGYICVFVCLATKAVHLELVTDLSTQSFLAAFRRMCARRGTPRHVYSDNGTNFVGADNILKREYKAILDTIDTSFIKNINELGVTWHFNAPAWPSAGGLWEAAVKSMKFHLKRVLGDQKLTYEEFTTLLQQIEACMNSRPLCPLSEDPDDEVLTPGHFLVGDSLMARPQTDPDVVNLPARWQLVQTMNKHFWRKWSQEYLQHLQKRSKWRTPSENLKVDDIVIIKEDNMPPGKWAMARVLEVHPGKDGYVRVVSLKTENNIIKRPVNKLIKLPVHDINQQDQAECIKEDAPKPSQQPQRQLRRGGNKKPASMCS, encoded by the coding sequence ATGGAAGCTCTTCTTCAACGTCAAAACGAGTTGATTCAAGAGATCCAAAGGATTGGCGTTAACTTTGGAAAGGACAGCGCTAGCAGGAAGACTAAGGAGTACATTGACACGCGTCTTACTGCAATAGACAAATATTGGGGTGAGTTTGATCACAACAACACACTCCTATTATCATACGAAGGCGAATCGGACTACTTCGACAAGAACATTTATCAGCAGACAAAAGATTATTATGACAAGCAGCGTAGGATCATCGCCGAATATCCTCCGTTTGTTCCACCTACTCTCGAGCCCGTTCCCAGTTCTTCGAAACCGACATTCAAGCTATCAAGACATGAAGAGCGAGGAACGAACCCGGGAAGTCAAGTAGATGAACTTATATCACAGCAAAAGACATACTTTAGAGCTTTGTCACGAGTGATAAAGCGCCCTGACATTGTTGACATCGAGGAAAAGTGGGAAATTGAAGACCTACTCAAGGACCTACAACACCGTTGGCGAACCATCGACGAACTACACATGCGAATTGACAACATACTAGAAGGCAGCAACCAGGACTATGAAGATGAGTTCATGTTCTACGAATCTTTGTACAATAAGACAAAACGACAATTAAACAGAAAGTTGAGTTCTACAACACATCTGCAGCAATCAACCCCGAAGATAGACATTCCTGTGTTTACTGGAAAGTATAGTCAGTGGCCTACCTTTTTGGACCTCTTCAATGAGACTATACATAACAACAGCAGTCTGAGTAACGCACAGAAAATGCAATACCTAAAGGGAAAACTACGAGGTGAAGCGGAACGTCTCATCCAACATCTTAACatatcagctgacaactacgaGACCGCCCGTGACCTACTTATGCATCGATACAACAACACTCAAGTTCTATTTACCAACCAAATAGAAACATTTTTGTCACAACCTTCTGTGCACCGACAATCTGCATTTGAATTAAAACGCTTGTATGACACTACTATGGAGAGTATACATGCGATTCACAATCTTGGGGTCGATACGACATCATGGGATCCGCTCTTGGTACATCTAATATGCAAGAAGCTGGATACTGAAACTTATACCGACTACAAGGAATCCCGCAAGACACCACGGGAACTACCATCATTTGAAGAACTCATGAATTTTATCGAAAGCAAGTTTACTGCCCTAGAGCCCCTATCGAAGAGAGAAAGGGACACTACAGATAAAAAACACTCATATCAATCGAAGCCGACATTCAAATCTCTTTATCCTAAGCGGATTTCGAGTGAACCTTATCAATCTGTGGTCACATATACACCAAAATGCCCGCTTTGTGAAGACAAACACGATTTGTATCAATGTGAAAAGTTCCTCAACATGACACCGGACACTCGCCTGACGACAATTGCAAAAAAGGAAATATGCCAAAACTGCTTGTATAAACATTACAGGCCATGCAATTCGACAAAACGATGCAAATATTGCAATGAATATCATAACTCGATCATTCACGACGACATTGCACAATCGAGGTCGGTGAACCAAAAATCACCCCTTGCATCTAATGACAAACGCCCTGCAAAGCCACAAAACAATAAACAGCACAATGTCAATCACGTGGCTGCAGATGACGaagaaatattattaacaaCCGTGATGTTGAAGGTTAAGGCTGCTGACGGCACCTTTATCACGCTAAGAGCACTTTTAGATCAAGGCTCTCAAATATCATTACTATCAGAAAATGCAGCTCAACTTTTAGGACTGCAACGTCGACATGTCAATGCTTCAGTCTCGGGCATTGGTACCAGCTCCAAAAGTGGAAAAGGAATCGTCACTATGGACTGCCAATCACTGTACGAGGACTACAGCTTCACAACCCAAGCTTTAATCATATCAAAGGTGATCAATTGTTTACCAAATAACTCATTCAGTAAACAATCATGGCCACATCTCCAACACATAAACCTCGCCGATCCTGACTACAACATATCAAAACCTATTGATCTTCTCCTGGATGCGAGTATCTACTCCGACATCATCATGAACGGACTGATCAAGGGCCCACATCAAGCACCTATTGCCCAACAGACAAAACTTGGGTGGATACTATCAGGAAACGTTCAAAGGTTTAACTGTCACGTAGTCATCAATGACGTAGACAACCTATCAAGATTCTGGGAAGTTGAAGCCATCAATGACACATCATCAAACATGTCTGAACAAGAAATATATTGTGAAGACCTTTATCAAGCGACAACACGACGGCTGGACAATGGCAGATATCAAGTAGCCCTACCGATGAAGCAAGACTTCGAGGAACTCCTCGGGACATCAAAACCAAAGGCTATCATGCAGTTTAAACAGCTGGAAAAAAGAATGGCCAAAAATGAAGTTTTATCGACTTCGTATTGCAACTTTATGCATGAATATCTACAACTAGGTCACATGCGTCCGGTTCAGGCGGCCGATCGCATGACGTCAATACCTACTTGTTATTTACCTCACCATGGGGTACTAAATTTAGACTCGACAAGCACTAAATTTAGGACAGTTTTTAATGCCTCGAGCAAAACGACATCAGGACATAGTCTCAATGACTTAATGGAATGCGGTCCCAACCTGCAGCAGGACCTTCAAGGACTCATACTGCAATGGAGGACGCATAAATATGTTATCACGGCAGACATTGAGAAGATGTTTAGACAGATTCTCATCAGAGAGCAAGACAGTCATCTACAAACTATCGTCTGGAGATCATCACCCGAAGACCTACTACGTGAATATCGTTTAACCACTGTCACGTACGGAACAAAGGCCGCTCCATTCTTGGCGATAAGAACTTTACGACAAATAGCACAGGACAATGCCACGGAGTATCCACTCGCAGCAACTGCACTTGAAACATCATTTTACATGGACGACCTTATGAGTGGACATGACAGTAAAAAGCAACTTAAGGAGTTACAAAGACAATTAATTGACGTCCTGAAAGGAGCCGGGATGAACTTACGCAAGTGGTCGAGTAATGAACTTGACGTTATCAACGACTTATCAGCGCATCAAAAAGGAGCCCCCTTAGAGTTCAGAGACACTGAATCCCGTAAGACACTGGGACTAAGGTGGAATCCATCTTCAGACACATTTACATTCCAAAACAAAATTGATTATCAAGACACTATCAAGAAGCACACCAAGAGACAACTTCTATCAGATGTATCAAAAATATACGATCCATTGGGATGGTTATCTCCTGTCACAATAAGAGCAAAAATTGTCTTCCAACAAACCTGGTTATCAGACTTACAATGGGATGATGAACTGCCCGCCGACATACAAACTGAATGGCAACAGATAAGAGAAGATCTGAAAAATATAGACAATTTTCAGATTGACAGATACTTGGGAGACAAACACAATTATCAATTACATGGCTTTTGCGATGCCTCAGAAAAGGCTTATGCATGCGCTGTGTACATAACAACAAAGGACGATAAGGGCGTGTACACATCACGTTTAGTTATCGCCAAGACAAAGTTGGCCCCACACAACAAACAGATATCACTTCCTAGATTGGAACTGTTGGGTGCCCTACTTTTATCACAGTTACTGAAAAAAGTCGCAGAGTTGATTCCAGTAACTTCAATCAATGCATGGACAGACTCAATGGTGGTATTGGGTTGGCTGAATGGAGAAATAACCAAATGGAAACCGTTCGTAGCCAATCGGGTGCGACAAATCATTGACGTCGTACCGGCAACCCAGTGGCATCATGTGAGCTCCGAAGACAACGCAGCAGACTGTGCCACCCGAGGTCTATCTACTACGTCACTACAAGGTCATAAATTGTGGTGGAATGGACCTCAATGGCTTAATCAAACGACACCTCTTCAAGACAAACCAGTTATCAAGATTGAAGTTCCCACAATTGAGATCAAGAAAACACCCATCGTGAACACGGCCCTACAACAACgcgaaaataatattataattaatttacttcAAGACAATAGTTCATTGACACGAGTTATTCGCATTGTAGGCTGGGTTTCGCGTTTCATCACGCGATTACGACACCGCAACTGCACTTcgcaacaaaatacaaaaatattgacgACAAATGAACTACAAGCTGCGCACAATTTGATTATCAAAACCACACAATCACTAGAGTTTGAAGACGACATTAATCATTTGAAGAAAAAAGGACATGTACGAAGCACAAGTAAGATTGCAAGTCTCAACCCCTTCATCGACAAACATGACATTTTGAGAATTGGCGGTCGATTAGAAAATGCGACAATTAGACATTCTGCAAAACATCCTGTACTTCTCTCTGCAAAAGGTCGTCTAACTGAACTTATTATAAATCAAGCACACATCAGTACATTACACGGCGGTCCCCGATTAACACTATCTTTCATCAGACAAAATTATTGGATTGTTGGGGGCATTCGCGTCGTAAAGAAGATCATCCGACAGTGTATCAAGTGTAAACGCTTCGCTCAAGAGACAAACAACCAGATGATGGCTGACCTTCCCCGGCCGAGGGTCAATCCTTCACGACCCTTCACCAACACTGGCGTAGACTTTACTGGACACGTCGACATCAAGGCTAATAAAGGGAGGGGTATCAAGACCACGAAGGGATACATCTGCGTATTCGTGTGTCTCGCGACAAAGGCAGTACACCTGGAGCTAGTGACAGACTTGAGTACACAATCATTTCTCGCGGCCTTTCGACGTATGTGTGCCCGTCGAGGGACGCCTCGCCATGTATACTCTGACAATGGCACTAACTTCGTTGGAGCTGACAATATATTAAAACGAGAGTACAAGGCTATATTGGACACTATCGACACCTCATTCATCAAAAATATCAACGAGCTAGGCGTCACGTGGCATTTCAACGCTCCAGCGTGGCCCAGCGCGGGTGGCCTGTGGGAGGCCGCCGTTAAAAGCATGAAATTCCACCTCAAGAGAGTCCTGGGAGATCAAAAGCTGACATATGAAGAGTTTACCACGTTGCTGCAACAAATTGAAGCGTGCATGAACTCCAGACCTTTATGCCCGTTGTCTGAAGACCCTGACGACGAAGTTCTCACTCCTGGTCACTTCCTAGTGGGTGATTCACTCATGGCAAGACCACAGACTGACCCAGATGTTGTGAACTTACCTGCTAGATGGCAGCTCGTGCAGACGATGAACAAGCATTTCTGGAGAAAGTGGTCACAAGAGTACCTTCAACACCTGCAAAAGAGATCAAAATGGAGAACCCCTAGTGAAAACTTAAAGGTCGACGACATTGTTATCATCAAGGAAGACAATATGCCTCCTGGAAAGTGGGCCATGGCACGTGTCCTCGAAGTCCATCCCGGGAAGGACGGCTACGTAAGAGTTGTTTCCTtgaaaactgaaaataataTCATCAAGCGCCCTGTCAACAAGCTTATCAAACTACCGGTTCACGACATCAACCAACAAGATCAGGCTGAGTGTATTAAAGAAGACGCTCCAAAGCCGTCACAACAACCTCAAAGACAACTTCGACGTGGAGGAAACAAGAAACCTGCAAGCATGTGTTCATGA